TGCAAGGCGGGTATCCGTCGCTGTTGAAATGGGGGGCAGGGATTACGCCGCCGTCCGGATCATTGCCTGCCAGCGGTGTACGCCTGACCAAATGGGAGGTGTGGCACCCGCAAGCCGATTGGCTGCGCGAGGTGATCACCCTTGATACCGACGTTGTTTGTTTCCAGTCTGGTCCGGTCGGTTTCAAAGCTACCTTCGAGACGCCCAACGGGACCGTTGTGCTGTGATCATTCGCCCCGCTACCCGCGCTGATGCGCCCAAGGTGGCGGAGATCATGAACCAGATCATTACCGATACGACTGCGACCTTTACGACCGTGACAAAGACCGTAGATCAGGTCGCGACAGAAATTTCGCCGCCGCAACCCTGTCTGGTTGTTGATTTTGACGGTGAGGTTGCGGGCTACGCGCGTTATTTCAGTTTCCGCACTGGCCCCGGCTATGCGCATGTCGCCGAATATTCGATTGCTTTATCAGAAGCGGCGCAAGGGCACGGTACGGGGCGGGCATTGCTGAATGGACTATGTGATCTGGCGCGTTCTAATACGATAAAGCAGATCATCGGTGCCGTAAGCAGCGACAATGATGCCGCAATCAAGTTTCATCTTTCCAACGGGTTTGCGCAGGTCGGGCGACTGCCTGACGCGGGGCAAAAGTGGGGCAAATCGCTTGATCTCATTTTTATGCAAAAACGGCTCTGACATCCGGGGCACAAACCGCTAAACTTGGGTCATGTCGATTTGGTCCCGCATTGCTGACGCGCTTTCTGCCCTTACCTCTGGTGAAGGGTTGTCTGCTGTGTTTGATCGGTTGCGGACGTCGCCGGACAAATCGGTGGCGTTTACCATCGCCGTCATCGCTTTGGGCGCAAAAATGGCCAAAGCGGACGGCCACGTGACCCGTGATGAGGTCACGGCCTTTCGCGAAGTGTTCCACATCGCGCCCGAAGATGAACACAAAGCTGCCCGCGTTTTCAACCTCGCGCGGCAGGATGTGACCGGTTTCGACGACTACGCACGGCGAATCAAAGCGATGTACGCGCAGGACGACGCGCCGTTGTGTGATTTGATGGAAGGGTTGTTCCACATTGCGTTGGCGGACGGTGAATACCATCCGAACGAAAACATCTTCCTTGAAGAAGTCGCTGGTATTTTCGGGTTCAGCCACCAAAGATTTACACGCATTCGGTCGCAATTCGTACCTGATGCTGATCGCGATCCTTATGACGTCTTGGGGGTGCCTACAGGCGCAGACATGGCAGCCGTGCGCAAGGCGTGGCGCCGATTGGTGCGCGAAAGCCACCCAGACCAGCTGCGCGCACGCGGGGTGCCGGAAGAGGCCGTGAAACTAGCTGAGGCACGCCTGATTGCCGTGAATAAAGCATGGGAACAGATCAACGCGGCGCGATCCAATCATGACGATTTCACACCCGCATGACGAAGCAACTGCGCATCGCCACCTATAACGTGGAATGGTTCAACACCTTGTTCGATGATGCGGGTGCTTTGCATAATTCCGACGAATGGTCGGGGCGGTGGGATGTGACGCGCGCCCAACAAACAGCGGCGCTGGGGCTGGTTTTTCAGGCGATGGATGCAGACGGCATCATGATCATCGAAGCGCCCGACAGTAGCCGTAACCGCGACGGTGTCACCGCGCTGGAAACATTTGCTGCGCATTTTGGGTTGCGGGCACGCAAAGCGGTCATCGGGTTTACGAATGATACGCAGCAGGAAATTGCGTTTCTCTACGATCCTGATGTGATTACGGCGGTGCATGATCCGATCGGCGATCTGGACGTCGAAAGTCCTGCGCCGCGTTTTGATGCCGAATTGCGTGTCGACCTTGATTCTGACGCGGCGCTTGATGTGGTCAGGTGGTCAAAACCGCCGTTGGAAATTGCAGCGAAGGTCGAAGAAAAAGCGTTTCGTTTCATAGGGGTGCACGCGAAATCAAAGGCCCCGCATGGTGCGCGCAATGATGCGGAAGCTGCACGGATTTCCATTCAGAACCGCCGCAAACAACTCGCGCAATGTATCTGGCTGCGGCAGCGGGTGAACCAACACCTTGATGCGGGCGACGACCTGATCGTGATGGGCGACTTCAATGATGGTCCGGGGCTGGATGAATTCGAAAAGCTGTTTGGCCGTTCAAGTATCGAAATTGTGCTGGGCGAAGAAAACGCAGCCCCGCTGTATGATCCGCACGCGGCGCTTGTTCTTGGACGCCGGATCGGCGTGGCCCCTGCGACGTCACGATTCAAGCAGCGCAACGGGACTTATCTGAACGCGCTTTTGGATTACGTTATGGTGTCACCGGACCTGCGCAAAATGGATCCAAACTGGCAGATTTGGCACCCTTTTGATCACCCCGCCTGTTATGACAATTTGCCTTTGCGCGAAGCACTGCTTGCCGCGTCTGATCATTTTCCTGTCACGCTTGACCTGACGCTCTGATTTGGAAAACCTGCATCGTGTCCCTATATTATGGGTATGAAACAGATATTGATCCCCGTTTTCGCCCTGTCACTTGCTGCAAGCCCGCTTGCTGCGCAAACCGATGCCCCCGCACCCGAAGATGATGGTGTGAGCCTGATGGAAGAGGGGGCCAAGCTGTTGTTGCGCGGGCTTTTGACGGAAATGGAACCCGCATTGGATGATCTGCAGGGCCTCGCCGAAGAGATGGGGCCGCGGATGCAAATGCTGACGGATCAAATGGGGCCTGCCTTTGCCGATCTGTTGGATCAGATCGACGATATCGCCCAGTATCAGGCACCAGAGTTTCTGCCGAACGGGGACATTATCATTCGCAGACGCGATGACGCGCCGGAATTTACGCCTGAACTGCCTGAGGACATCGAACTTTAGCGGGCTATTTCGCGAACTTGACCTTGCCCGTGCCGTTTAGCGCTGTTGCGAGCGCATTAAATCGGGCCTCGGCGACTTCACCGAACAAAGGTTCGGCGTCTTTGGTCAGCCGTAGATGCAATTCGGCCGATTTTGGCTTCCACTTCAGCGTGCCGGGGTCCTGTTTTCCATCGACCCACAGCATGGCCCCCAAACGCATGGCCCGCCCAAGGATTTCAGCGTCTTTGATTTGCCGATCATCCAGCATGTCGATCAGATCACTAAACCGCCCGCCGCCGGGTTTCGACGTGTAGCGATACATCAAAGCCAAGCCCATGAAGACCCGTTCGTAGTGCTTCAACCCACCAAGATTGGCGCGGGTCGCGTTGTCGAACGTCACCTCTGCGCGATAATCCGGGTGCGCACGCCAACTGACATCATGCAGCAAGCAGGCAGCCTTAATGATCCTTTTGCGTTGCCAATTTGCACGTGGAAACAATGGCTTGACGAAATCGTACAGGATGCGGCCAAAGCCGGGCAGGCGCGCATCTTTGCTTTCGGCAAAACGGCAAGCTTCGATCAACGGATCACGTTCGCGCAGTTCGCGCGGCATTTGTTCGTACAGCATTCCTTCGCGGATGCCGTAGGATGAAATGGCGATGTCTTTGGGTTTGAATTTGCGGACCAGTGATTTCAAAACAAGAATGGCCAACGGCACCAGCGACATCCGGCTGTCAGAGATATGGCATTTCGCCCGCAATTCCTGCAGGTCGGATTTGGCGATGTAATCCGCTGTTTTCGACACCTGACGCGCTGTCATCCGATATTCATGAAGAACGGTCAGCGGATGACCGCGCCGTTCCATATCGATCCGTGCAATGGCCCGCCATGATCCACCGACCAGAAAGAGACGCATCGCTTTGGGCGTGCCCATTTCGGCGTGCAATTGGGTCATGACATCGTTGATGTGAGCCTTTTTCGCTTTCTTGCCGCCTTTGATATCTCGCAGTTTAAGCGGGCCAAGCGGCGATGTCACACGTCGGCCAACGCGCCCTTCGGCAAGATCGGCTAGTTCTAGGGAAGACCCGCCAATGTCACAAACCAGACCGTAGGATCCGGGCCAGCCGAGCAAGACACCTTGGGCTGACAAACGTGCCTCTTCACGCCCATCAATGATCCAGATTTTGATGCCTGTTTTGCGTTCAACTTCATCGCGGAAGTCGCGGCCATCGGATGCTTCGCGCACCGCTGCTGTAGCGACGGCTGTGAGCGGGGTAATGCCCATGCCTTCGGCTAATGCGGCGAAGCGGCGGATGGCGGATAGGGCGCGAACGCGGCCTTCGGGGTTCAGACGTCCGGATTCCGACAGGCCAGCGCCCAAGCCGCACATGATTTTTTCGTTGTAAAAATAGGCGGGCGACCGCGCTGCGCCATCAAACACAACCATCCGGACAGAGTTGGACCCAACGTCGATCACACCAACGCGGCCAAGTCCCATGGCGGCTGCATCTTCGAACAAAGGTCTGCCAAATCCGCCCCAGTCGATGGCGTCGTCAGAGCTGTCAGGTCCCAGCATGGTGTCTCCCCTTATTCGTAGAACGACCTTGTGACAGGCATGCCCCGCATGTCAATTCACAGCGAAGGTTAAGCTGGGTCTTCTTCGGTATGCGTCAACTGTGGCACGTCGGATGCACCCGCTGATCCGCGCCCTGACAGCGACGGGTTTTCCATGAAGAAGCGGTGGCAGTTAAACGCAAATTCGCCATCGGGGATGATCGGACGGGCGAAATCGCCTTCCGGCCCCATGACCCAGCTTTGCGCCACATCATGAAGGTTTGCAGCCATAATCTGACTGACGATCTGGGCTTTAACGGTGTTGTTCTTGATTTCGACCAGCGTTTCGACACGGCGGTTCAGGTTCCGGCTCATCCAATCCGCAGAGGAAATGAACACGGCGGCCTTTTTCGACGGCAGCTTGTGACCGTTTCCGAAACAAACAATCCGGGAATGTTCCAGAAAACGCCCGACAATTGATTTCACACGGATATTTTCGGACAATCCAATCACGCCGGGCCGCAGGCCACAGATGCCGCGGATCACCAGATCGATCTTCACGCCCGCCTGTGATGCTTCGTACAAGGCGTCAATCACGTCGCGTTCGATCAGCGAATTCATCTTGGCCCAAATTACGCCTGGTTTGCCGTTTTTGACGTTCTCGATTTCGCCTTTGATCCGTTCAATCAATGTCTTTTTGAGATCAATCGGTGAAATGGCGAGATTTTCCAGACCTTCGGGTTGGGCGTAACCAGATAGGTAATTGAACACTTTTGTGGCGTCGCGTCCAAGTTTAGCGTCACATGTGAAAAGACTAAGGTCGGTGTAAATCCGCGCGGTGATCGGGTGGTAATTGCCGGTACCAAAGTGCGTGTAGGTGACCAATTTGCTGCCTTCGCGGCGCACAACGGTGCTGATCTTGGCGTGGGTTTTGTAGTTCAGGAAGCCGTACACGACATGCGCGCCGGCCCGTTCCAGACGCCGCGACTGGCGGATGTTGGCGGCTTCGTCAAAGCGGGCCTTGAGTTCGACGAGCGCTGTGACCGATTTGCCGTCTTCGGCGGCTTCGCATAGTGCCTCGACAATCGGGGACTTGCGCGATGTCCGGTACAGCGTCTGCTTAATCGCGACGACGTTAGGGTCGCGAGCAGCTTGGCGCAGAAACCGCACGACCATGTCGAAGGTTTCGTAGGGATGGTGCAGCAGCATGTCTTTTTTGCGGATGGCTGCGAACATGTCGCCGTCGTGGTCTTGCACTCGTTCAGGCACGCGTGGCGTGAACGCGGGCCAAAGCAGGTCTGCGCGGTCGTCGATGACCAGTTCCTTGAGGTCAGCGATGCCGATGAGCCCGTTTACCTCGACCATTTCATCTGCCGTCAGGTGCATTTCGGCCATGATAAACGCCTTGAGCGTATCGGGCGCACGCGCCGCCATTTTCAGCCGCACGACTTCACCACGACGCCGGCGTTTCAGGGCGGTTTCAAATTCGCGGACCAGATCTTCGGCTTCGTCCTCGACCTCCAGGTCGCTGTCACGCAGCACACGGAACGCGCCGTGGCCCTTTAGTTTGTAGCCTGGGAAAAGCTGTCCCACATGCATCAACAGCAGTTCTTCGAGCGGCAGGAACCGGTGGCCTTTTTCGGTTGGCAGCGAAATGAAGCGGTCAATCTGCGCGGGCACAGGTAGCAGGGCGCGCAACGGGCGTTTGTCGCTTGCGCGTTCCAGATCGAGCGCCAGCGCGTACCCTTCATTCGGCAAGAACGGGAACGGGTGCGCCGGATCAATTGCCAAGGGCGATAGGACCGGAAACACCTGATCCAAGAACATTTCGCTTAGGAAGGGTTTGTCGTCTTCGGTGATCGTGGCGCGGCTGAGCAGATGCATGTCTTGCTCGGCCATCTCGGCAATCAGGGTCCGGAACACGTCCTGCTGACGGTGCAACAGCGCGCGCGCATCGACGTCGATCAGTTTCAGCTGTTCGGCTGGCGTGCGACCGTCCAAACCTGGGGTCACGTTGCCAGCAAGGGCCAATTCACGCAGGCCTGCCACGCGCACCGTATAGAATTCATCAAGGTTGGTCGCCGAAATCGATAGGAAACGTAGGCGTTCTAACAATGGCACGCGCGGGTTTTCGGCTTCTTCGAGCACGCGGTTGTTGAAGCTAAGCCAGCTTAATTCGCGGTTCACGAACCGCGCGTCAGAGGTCATATCGAGATCAAGCGATTGCGGCGTGGCCGTATCGCTTTCTAGGAAGTCTGCGTTAATCATGGGCCCTGCTTAAAGCTGAAAAGCGATGGTTTTATGACGGTTTAGCGGTGATCTTTGCAGGTTAGACTTCGGCCTCTACTTGCGCAAGGACCTGACCTGCCAGCTTTTCGTTCACGTCCCGTTTGTGGGTCAATGCCGCGGCATCCATCGCTTCGACAATTTCAGCAGCGGCGCGGAAAGATCGTTCAATCCGCAGTGTCAGATAAGACGGCAGTTTCGGCGACGGCATGATTTGCCGGTCGGCGAACAATTTCATGATGATCGCCGTCAGCAGGTCATCGTCAGGATCACCGATCACAGTCGGGGTCGCAGCCTGCATACGGCTTGCCAGATCGGGCAGCGCGATGTTCCAACGCGTTGGTGCGCTGCGGGCGGTGATCAGCAGCGGCAAACCAACGTCGCGCATATGGTTATGCAGATGGAACAGGGCCGTTTCGCCCGATGCGGTCAGGGTTTCGATATCTTCGATCACGACGGGTTTCTTCGGGCGTGTCATTTCACCGGTCAGGGTCGCCGCGGGAATGATGATGGCGTCTTCGTTGGTCGCAAAAACACGGGCCAGATGGCTTTTGCCGGACCCTTCGGGACCTGTCAGAACCAGTTTACGTTCAGGCCAGCTGTCGACATGGGTGACCAGCACGTAGGCCGCAGCATTTGCTTCGGACACGAAGAAATCCCCAGCCGTCAACGCGACCCCAGCCGGAAGGTCGAATGTAAGTTGCTCTGCCATCTATTAGGTGCCTGACTTGCCGCGATACAGCAGGCTTTCTTTGTATTTTGTGATCCCGAAGCGGATCAGTACGCCGATCATCGCCGCCACGGGCACTGCAACCAGCATCCCAACGAATCCGAACAATGCGCCAAAAACCGACAATGCGAAGATCAACCAGACAGGA
The Rhodobacteraceae bacterium S2214 genome window above contains:
- a CDS encoding Ppx/GppA family phosphatase — protein: MLGPDSSDDAIDWGGFGRPLFEDAAAMGLGRVGVIDVGSNSVRMVVFDGAARSPAYFYNEKIMCGLGAGLSESGRLNPEGRVRALSAIRRFAALAEGMGITPLTAVATAAVREASDGRDFRDEVERKTGIKIWIIDGREEARLSAQGVLLGWPGSYGLVCDIGGSSLELADLAEGRVGRRVTSPLGPLKLRDIKGGKKAKKAHINDVMTQLHAEMGTPKAMRLFLVGGSWRAIARIDMERRGHPLTVLHEYRMTARQVSKTADYIAKSDLQELRAKCHISDSRMSLVPLAILVLKSLVRKFKPKDIAISSYGIREGMLYEQMPRELRERDPLIEACRFAESKDARLPGFGRILYDFVKPLFPRANWQRKRIIKAACLLHDVSWRAHPDYRAEVTFDNATRANLGGLKHYERVFMGLALMYRYTSKPGGGRFSDLIDMLDDRQIKDAEILGRAMRLGAMLWVDGKQDPGTLKWKPKSAELHLRLTKDAEPLFGEVAEARFNALATALNGTGKVKFAK
- a CDS encoding RNA degradosome polyphosphate kinase, which gives rise to MINADFLESDTATPQSLDLDMTSDARFVNRELSWLSFNNRVLEEAENPRVPLLERLRFLSISATNLDEFYTVRVAGLRELALAGNVTPGLDGRTPAEQLKLIDVDARALLHRQQDVFRTLIAEMAEQDMHLLSRATITEDDKPFLSEMFLDQVFPVLSPLAIDPAHPFPFLPNEGYALALDLERASDKRPLRALLPVPAQIDRFISLPTEKGHRFLPLEELLLMHVGQLFPGYKLKGHGAFRVLRDSDLEVEDEAEDLVREFETALKRRRRGEVVRLKMAARAPDTLKAFIMAEMHLTADEMVEVNGLIGIADLKELVIDDRADLLWPAFTPRVPERVQDHDGDMFAAIRKKDMLLHHPYETFDMVVRFLRQAARDPNVVAIKQTLYRTSRKSPIVEALCEAAEDGKSVTALVELKARFDEAANIRQSRRLERAGAHVVYGFLNYKTHAKISTVVRREGSKLVTYTHFGTGNYHPITARIYTDLSLFTCDAKLGRDATKVFNYLSGYAQPEGLENLAISPIDLKKTLIERIKGEIENVKNGKPGVIWAKMNSLIERDVIDALYEASQAGVKIDLVIRGICGLRPGVIGLSENIRVKSIVGRFLEHSRIVCFGNGHKLPSKKAAVFISSADWMSRNLNRRVETLVEIKNNTVKAQIVSQIMAANLHDVAQSWVMGPEGDFARPIIPDGEFAFNCHRFFMENPSLSGRGSAGASDVPQLTHTEEDPA
- a CDS encoding endonuclease, which encodes MRIATYNVEWFNTLFDDAGALHNSDEWSGRWDVTRAQQTAALGLVFQAMDADGIMIIEAPDSSRNRDGVTALETFAAHFGLRARKAVIGFTNDTQQEIAFLYDPDVITAVHDPIGDLDVESPAPRFDAELRVDLDSDAALDVVRWSKPPLEIAAKVEEKAFRFIGVHAKSKAPHGARNDAEAARISIQNRRKQLAQCIWLRQRVNQHLDAGDDLIVMGDFNDGPGLDEFEKLFGRSSIEIVLGEENAAPLYDPHAALVLGRRIGVAPATSRFKQRNGTYLNALLDYVMVSPDLRKMDPNWQIWHPFDHPACYDNLPLREALLAASDHFPVTLDLTL
- a CDS encoding chromosomal replication initiator DnaA; its protein translation is MAEQLTFDLPAGVALTAGDFFVSEANAAAYVLVTHVDSWPERKLVLTGPEGSGKSHLARVFATNEDAIIIPAATLTGEMTRPKKPVVIEDIETLTASGETALFHLHNHMRDVGLPLLITARSAPTRWNIALPDLASRMQAATPTVIGDPDDDLLTAIIMKLFADRQIMPSPKLPSYLTLRIERSFRAAAEIVEAMDAAALTHKRDVNEKLAGQVLAQVEAEV
- a CDS encoding GNAT family N-acetyltransferase; translation: MIIRPATRADAPKVAEIMNQIITDTTATFTTVTKTVDQVATEISPPQPCLVVDFDGEVAGYARYFSFRTGPGYAHVAEYSIALSEAAQGHGTGRALLNGLCDLARSNTIKQIIGAVSSDNDAAIKFHLSNGFAQVGRLPDAGQKWGKSLDLIFMQKRL
- a CDS encoding molecular chaperone DjiA, coding for MSIWSRIADALSALTSGEGLSAVFDRLRTSPDKSVAFTIAVIALGAKMAKADGHVTRDEVTAFREVFHIAPEDEHKAARVFNLARQDVTGFDDYARRIKAMYAQDDAPLCDLMEGLFHIALADGEYHPNENIFLEEVAGIFGFSHQRFTRIRSQFVPDADRDPYDVLGVPTGADMAAVRKAWRRLVRESHPDQLRARGVPEEAVKLAEARLIAVNKAWEQINAARSNHDDFTPA